CTCCCATCCCCCAACTAAAGGCCTCTCCTCCATCTGGCACGGATAAAAACAACATTGAGAGGACATTAAAAAGATTTAGGACACCGTAGTCATGCTTACAATCAAGGACTCAATAGAAACAGCTGATGTACCCTTTAAGGTCAAACTCAAAAGTTCTAATAATGCTATACTTCCAGTTGAAAAAAAATTAGGTAATATGATGGCTCTAACTAGCATGATATCAATGAAGATCGAATTAGAATATACTCCTAatgtaataatataatataatatgttGGATCTTGTCTATTGCATACCACTAACAGCCATTGAGTGCTCTGATCCCAGCGCTGTCATTTTAATGCTGATTCCATCCAAATGTTCCACTTTAGTTGGCAGAGGAACTATGTTTGGGGCTTCTGCATCTCAGTAAACAACATTATATTCAGACTGGTCACTATTTCCAACCTCCTTTTTGGTTAGCTTTAACTTTAATAGCTACCACTATAATCATAATCCAGATCCAGGTTTATAAAGCTACTTGTACAGTAAACAGGTTCATGGAGGGAAAAAAGGGGGGAAAAACTTCATCTATGCGAAGCTAATGAAAAGTTTAGTCCTTACTTTTTCCAAGTCCAAGCTGTCCACTTGTATTCTTTCCCCACATATATAGTTCTCCATCCgctaaaaaagaaaggaaaacagaaaagaggaaaaaaagaTACATTTTAAATCAAATGTAGTAAGGTAAAGAATCTTGATAACTCACAAGGAAAGATGAATTAATATATGATAGTTTTAAAAACAAGTTATCAATGTCAAGGCTGGTTATGTTTATTGTGGTTAACTAAGCATGCATAAGCATAGACCTGTTATTGCACACGAGTGATTATAACCAGCAGCAATGTGCATAATCTTCTTCTCATCTACCAAAACCCGAACTGGCTCCTAGATAAACATGAAGAGGTAAATGAACTATTCAAAAATtggaacacctcaacaaaatacTCTCATCAACAATCTGACAACAGAACAATGTATCACTACTATTATAAGTTGATTTAAGATAATATAATACAGATACAGCAGCGTAAAGATCATACCACCAAGTACTGTTTACCCTCTGATATACCAACTTGTCCGAAATCATTAAGACCGGTGGCATACACGAATCCATCGTCTGTGAAAGAGCACAATTTGTAAGCCTCTACTTTGAGTCTTCAACAGTCATCAGACTCATCACCAATTTAAAAGACTGTCAAATTATAGCCAATCCAGTAGCATGAAAAGAACTGTTACTAAGACAAACCAGCAACTCGGAACACATACTTTTCCTGATAAAATTACAACGTGAACATAAAGACACTCTAACAATCTAATGCAGTTCTAAAATTGCTGACATCCAGTTGAATTTGCATAAAAATTATCGCAATTGCAAACTATTCCTCAAATATCAGCTGACACTATGACAATACAAAACCATGGAATCTAATACTAACTCCATCTAACTAACAAATACGAAGATTATTGCACTTGACAGTATTTTCTGAATTCAACACGATTTCCGAAATCATCTACCAATTCATAAATTAAACAGTAAATGATTCAATTTCCTCTGTTGAAAAGAAGCAATCCAGAAATGAAACGGAAAACAGAATCAGATGAAAATAATGGACCTGTTAGGAAGAGTGTGTGAGCACCGCCACAAGCGATGGATTTGAGAGTTTTGTGTTGGAAGGCGTTGCAGACAGCTGGAGTCCACTGAGAATCCAAAGTGCCGAGTCCTAATCTTCCGAAATCGCCGTTCCCCCAGAGCGCCGCGAACCTCTTTCCGCTTCGCTCTGATGAGAAGGACCTTCGTAGAAACCCTAACCCCAAACGGTGCTTCGTGAGGGAGTAGCTTCGGCGCCACATCggttagaaaaagaaaaaggagattCTAGAAGGAGAGGatattggtggtggtggtggtggtgatgatgatgatgatgatgatgaaagagaagaatcatgaAGTGAAAGAAAGAATGGTTAGAGGTTGTTGTTTCGAAAGTCTATGGCTGGGGATGCAGCAACGTCTGCACTTTCTTTCTGGTAATGGCGGTTGGTTCGTTAATTGTGGAAGACGGTACTAGATGGCACCTACTACATCCCCAACAGAGAACACTGTAGCACACTACACTAGCAGCTCTTGATTTTACCTTTTTGACCCTTGTGTATGATATTTCAAAATATAATTTCTTCAAATATTTAACCTTGAAACAAACAGGGTAAATTAAATAACGTGCATGAACTTCAAAAATCGTTGTAATTAATATATTCAACACAAAGGATAAAAGTCAAATAATACAAATGTACATCAATTGACTTTTTATTTCTATGTTTGTATGAGTCATGCTAATAAGTACTTTTaaccataaataaataaaaaagcataaataaaatatttgaatatttttttttgtaatttttaatgcattaaaatagataaaatttctgtattttatttttattaaccaATGTCCTTAAGATCCTCTTTAGCTTATTatgtttttcttaaaaaaaaattaagaactaAGATAATTATTAGGTATTAGAATATAACAACTTTTTACAGTTCAAAATTGCTTGAAAATATTTCATGCAATCAACGGCggattcaaaagaattaattTCGTAGATTGATGACATTTTATTATttgaatacagaaaaatatccgtTCTTATACAAAAATTTTCACACCAAAGCAATTATTATACCATTGTTCAAaagtttatatttattttgtaaataaaaaatcacaaaaaaaaaaacgaattcactcttttaaataaataaatcacattgTTTATCATTGACGTTAATAATATTTACATACAACACTCCTTTGTTTGTCATTCTTGCATTACGTTGACCCCACAAATGAAAAGAGCATCAAACTATGAGGTCTAGTGTCACTAAACTTAAGCGAAGTAAATGCTGTATTTTACAATATATAAAGATAACGTGTGATATTATATTACCAAAATTTAGGAGATGTATTACGTTATACAAATCAAAGAATATGTGTTTACTGTTTAGCTTCATCATTCTCAAAAAGAGGTAGATGCAATTTGCCCTATCTTGCTACTATAGGAGGGAGATAAGATCATGAACCATTCATTCAGGCATCCTAAAGGTGCATCATATTAACTCATGATGCATGATGAATCATTCTAAACAAGAATAGAGAGGTCAAAATGAGAAAGACACTAGAATATTGAAAATTAGAACAGAAGCCATATCAAAATCTAAGGATAATAAAGTGAAAATCAATAATTTGTATAATGCTTAGATAttaaaaaaggaagaaagaaatgaaTCCTAATTAGGATTTTATCTAAAGATTGGCCAAACCATATGCCTGTACAAAATTATAATTCTTAGTTTCTTACATCTTTATAAATCATTTGAGGTGTAAACATAAAATCCATTCTATGGAGGTTTATGGGAAAATTATATTGCTTTATAGTGTTGCTTAATGACTTTCCTCTCAGTTAACCTCTATCCAAAGTGTTTTTAGGTGTTGAAAGCATAAAAGCAAACACTTTAAAGCTTAACTTGCCATAAGGCAATATGGAAAAAGATAAGCTCCCAATTTGGAATTCAAACTACATAATAAACATGGACAGAGTGATGAGAGGTCTACACTTTTAGTGCATGTGATTTGTATTAATCCTGTAAAGAACAACAGTCTAAACAAGTGTTTTAATCTTTGAAGGAGAGTTAGACTTCCAAATGAATTTATCCAACAAAATCCCTATCTCAATCTTTTTGTGAAGGAGAAGAATTGAAAATAAGATCTATAGAAGTAAACCCGAGGAATCAAGATTCCAAATTCTTGAGTTTGACAAATCAGAGAGTTGGATAGGAGAAAGCTATGGAATTAGGTAATAGGATCCGTCATGCAAATGGCTAAGAAAATGGAAGTTTCAAGAAGGGTTGTCTTtgcgaaagaaaaaaaaattgacataCATCATGCAAAAGGAAGATTTTCAAGTGTACCGTCATACCGGTGTATCAGTAATTTTTAATCgttaatcttaattatatatattatatatattttttataattaagattaacGGTTAAAAATCACTAAAATACCGGTATGACGGCATACTTGAAAATTTTCCCATGCAAAATCACAAACCAAATATATGAGAAAAGCTTTAACACAACAAGAGACCCGAATACTTTCGCAAAACTTTGATTTGAGAGTTGACACCAAAATGAAAGGACAAGCAAGAGCTTAAAAAAAAGGAAGACACGAAGTCATGAATCTCCTAGGACTAGTATGAAGATAAATTATTGCACGGATACGAATCTAACGACACATTACTCCTAGTACAATAACTGATAACTCACTGAGTTGGAGTTCTGCCCATTGAGTCAATGAGATGCAAACCATACTTGAAAGGTGTTGACACTATAGAGTGAAATAGAAGATAAAACCACTACGGCAGATGGCTTATTATTTAAAATAGGTAAGATAAATGATAAATNNNNNNNNNNNNNNNNNNNNNNNNNNNNNNNNNNNNNNNNNNNNNNNNNNNNNNNNNNNNNNNNNNNNNNNNNNNNNNNNNNNNNNNNATATTTAtacatatattataaaaaattaaaaaaataaatagaataatattagtatatttttattatgaatATAACAGCTCGTATATGATCTTGTGACTCATGACAAGAAACAAGCAGCATCTCATCCATATAGGCTATACCTGATGCTAAACTAGTCCCCCAGTTTATTTGCTGTTAAACATTCAATCATATATTGGGCACATGAGAAataattcataaaaatttttcagaGTATATAAATATTCATCAATCCAACATTtaacacaaataaataaaaaactagaATTCAGCATTCAGCAGTTTATAACTTCAAAATTAAAATGGTTCCAATAGTTTAAGGAAAGGGAGGGGAAGAGGATCCCTCAATTCAGAGTTATGCCAAAAACACAGGCTATACATGTTACAATGAATTGCCTAATTTTAAATAGAGACCAGACCATAGTACTACTTGCAGTATTCCATCATTCGCAGAGTTAAAATTTCAGCATGCAACCTTGCTCTATATTGCTACTAGCTAATCACAAAATGAGTTATCCTTTAATATTTGACCCGTGGATTCTACGTTCTTGACATGTTAAACTACAGGAAAATTAGgggcttttttttctattttcagtGTTTTTCACTTTTAGGATTTCGTgaatgaaaaaattaaaagaaaaaaaaaagaaacaagattTTCATTGTTTTACttggtttttatttttccttcacAAAATCTTAAAAATAGGAAACACtgataataaaaatagaaagtgtTTTCACAAACCAAACATGCCTTACCTGTTTATTGGTTGGTTCTGATCCTTAGTTTTCCAAGTCAGGACATTTTCACCCATAACACAACAGATGCTATATCACCAGGGAGAGCCCTTATGCAATTGAAGGGGAAATTTCTTTCTCTTGTGACATCAGTGTGATATCAGACTCGATTATCATCACTAAATGCTCCCAACAATTGCCTTCTCTAAGGTTTGGATGTTGTTTGTCATCCTGAAAATACTGCTTGCTTAACACTACACCAAACTTTTGTCAGTAGAAGGTGAAGATTCTATTTTGGCAATACAAGTTCCACTACAAACTAAGAAAATGGGAATTAAATCCCATTCTGATTAACAAAACCCAAGGAGGCTTTAGCTCGACAGAACCAATGGGGAGAAGAGAGAGAATAGACAATTGGTTGTCTATATTGGGTGATTTGCTAATGCAATTTGAATTTTGACAAGGTATACATGTACAAGAAACAACCTCCATGAGAAGGTTGAAACTAAATTCTCCTGTGATTGTGCAAAGTATGCTCGGCTCTGTATGGACTATGTCTTGTCGAAGGAGGGGGTAAATGAACCTTTTCATGAGACATTCTAACAGAAGCTATGAAATTTTCTGAGGGAATACGTTGAGAATGTATGGGTGGATCACGACTTCTTGGAGGAGGTTGTGAATAAATTAAACCATTTCCTATTGAAGCAACGTCATTTTGATGAGATGTTGCAAAAGAAGCTAGGAAATTTACTGGGGGAATGCGTCCAGATCGTATGGGTAGATCGTGACTTATTGAAGGAGAAGGTGAATAATTTATACCATCTTCAATCACAGCAACTGAATTTTTATCAGATGTTCTAGAAGATAGGAATTTTACACTTTGAGATTGTATGGGTGGATTATGACTTGTTGAAGGAAGGGGTGAATGAATTACACCATTTCCAACAGGAGCAACTGTGTTTTGATGAGATATTGCAACAGAACCATAATCATCAACATGAGAAGGAACTAACCTTCGATCATAACCATGATGCTCAGTACTATGTGTGAAAGATGCAGATGCATTATCAAACGCAGTTTTACCAGGCTGCATCCCACCACTACCTGGTTCTGTTCCCTGAGAACCTTGAGTTACTACCTGGTTTTGTGCCACCCCTCCCTCTAAGCGCCTCCTTTTGGATGGGAAAGCATCTTCTGGAGTTGTAAGGCTATTCTCATTCTCATTCATAGTCCTAATACCCTCAACTCCTAAAGTAGAAACAGTATGTCTCTCAAACAAAAGAGGCATCAATTCCTTGCCCTGCATCTGGCCATCCAGAAACCTCAAAATGAAGTTAAGAGATCTATGGATACATCCATATATCGTATTTACTTCTTCAGCTCCAACTGCTCTTGAAAAATTTTGAGAAGGATCTGTGAAATCCTCAATCTGTTGAACAAAATAGCATCATGAGCAAAAACATCATAAgctaattttcaaattaaaaaaggGAAATAGAAGTGAAGTGGATTACACTTATTGAATATGATTTACGACCCCAAGATTTTAAAATCCATGATCCTTCATATAAGCTTATGCATAAACCATTCTGCCAAAGTTGTTCAACTGATGCTAGCTGCAATATGAATGAAACTAACAAATCATAACAATTGCATGAGATTGAAACAACTTCCTATTTCACATTTCATACTTTAAAGAACACTTGAaattaatttgattctcaatagTAAATCCCTAAtactaacaagaaacaaacagaaacaaagcctaaaccctaaaccctaatattAACAAGAAAATAGCAATAAATACCAATGCTAATTCTAAGAGATCATATTTGATACTCTTTGCTATGATATGATTCTATCCTAATTTCTAACACCAAAAGATGGTGAAAACAAAGCATGGGGTTGGTGATCACATGAGAGGACTTCTACAAGATATCCCTTGCTTTACACTAGCAACAAACATAAAAGAGTCACCGTCCTAATAAATATTATGTCACAAAAGATTTGATCTCTACTGTCATTTCAAGAACTAAAGATCACACTTGATGGAAAATGAGGAAAACAGTAGCTTCAAAATATCACAAACTAGTGTGTATTGAATTGATTAACCTTCTATTATACAAAACAACATTGCTGCCCATTTATTTTGGGTACATGGAAAGTAACTATTATTTCGAAGGGAAAAAGTATTAGTGAATATAATTCTCTATACATAGGAGGAAAGACATTACCTTGACAAATAGAGTAATGAAAAGCTTAGCCAATGAATCACTATTCTTTTTCCCATAGTTGGCATAATTTTTAACAGCTCTAGTAACAGATTCAGGATCAGCTCCCTCTGAAACATACAAGTACAAATGTCAAAGAAAGTTTAGAAGAGTCCATCCAGGAAACTAAAAGTGTTGGAATGTTAAGACTCTTGGAGCTTTGGGGTTCTTATTGTCTTTTGGTAATAGTTGTTTTATTAGGGTGGAATTGTAATACTATATAGCTAGAGTTAGAACTTGATTATACAAATAGGTTCCACTGTTTAGTGTTTAACAAATGCAACACAATGCGCacacacaaaaataaataaataaataacctgTTGATACAAATTGTACCTTTAAGTAACGCAGAGAATGGAGGTAGTATAGGAGGGTTGCACGTCTGCATTGCAATAAAGAGAAACAATGTGAAAAAATACACAGAAAATGTATCACTAGGGCCCTCTCAGAAAATTATGCATTTGTTAACATTTAAAGCCACAAAGTAATGTCAAAATACTTGTTCCTACCATGTTCATCTAGCACATCTTCAGAAATGAATAGCTATGTTGTAATATTACTTGCACATGTGCTTTTAAAAAACATTTGAGAGAATATTCTGATGTTTGAACAACTTTACTATCTTCTATAAATGTCTTTTTTTCcccttcttttctttttagaaGATTGGAAGTTTANNNNNNNNNNNNNNNNNNNNNNNNNNNNNNNNNNNNNNNNNNNNNNNNNNNNNNNNNNNNNNNNNNNNNNNNNNNNNNNNCGTCTTTTTGTTTATCAGCTTTTAATTAATACACCAATTATAGGGTGTTAGGTTTTCCTAGAGCTTCAGCCTATAGTGGTATAATTATCAAGTGAAATGCCACTAATATGAGAGGAATCAAGAAAACACTTAGCTACAAGTAAAATCTTTCAATGGACATACATCCATCACTACACAAGGGATGGAAATGAATAACCAAATATGAATCAATTAAAGAAAGTATTGACTCTATTGACATTCCAAGCAAACTCAAATCCCAGCTTTATTACTAGAAAGTAAAGTAATGCTTCAAAAATGGATAAgtacttaaaaaaaatatttaaaaatgtttACTACCTGCAAATGAAAAGCAACAAGTGATACAATAGATAAAGAATTCAGCGTCCGGTCCTTAGAACTGTTGATATTCTGTGCTTGAGCCCAGGATTTCGCCTACAATAGTAAAATCACATTAGCATGAAAGCATTTTCAAAACTGTTATAAAAGCAGTATACTGGCCAGTAAGTTCATCAGTCAGAAATCAGAATTAAAGCAAATCTAGTGAAGTGCAAGCTAGCCCAACAGCAAAGAAAGGTTGGTGAAATTCATGTTTTACTGAAAGAAAAGCCATTCAAGTGTTTACTGACAGTTATGGTAACTTCCGAAAGACCTGGTTATACAATTAAGTCTTTCCATTTCACTTTGGAACTCCAAAgcagaaaaaataaaattctgGTATTCCATTTTCAGATGGTCATAGACATCTCGTCACTGTCAATTCACCGTGCTCAAAACAAATCCAGTCCTGTATTTAATTAGGGGTATTAGGTGATTTATCTTTCTTTATTTCAATAGTAATTCCCTTCATATTGCTTTCATTTCAATAATAATTACATCTTTGGGTGTAGCCCTTCCCCCATACCCTGCATAATGCTTGTCCATTGCCTTGGCTGTCCTTTTTATTGTTTCCATTTCAAATTAGTCTTAAATGACATTAAATCAAACTTGGTAAACACCAGTAgcgtaattaaataataattaaatattaaaataaaacaNNNNNNNNNNAATTACCAGAAAACATAGCTTCCGAAATCTTTCATCTATGGCAGAAATTGAATGGATAATACGGGATTTTGCAATGCCATCCCTATTCTCAACTGATAAATCACATTCGATACCTGTACCCCTATCAATAAGTTTAATAATTGGCACCTTGGCAGTCATGATAAGCTGTACACTGGTAATATGCCCTCTTCCTACAACACAAAAGTTTGAGAGTTATATTTCCAACAATATCATCAAAGATGTTAAATGTTAAATTCATCATATTTAAACTAGTAAAAAGAAAGAACTAATCAAGTTCAAGATGTGAGAATCATTTTCAACTATATCAGATCATGCAATTTATACCATTTTCATTAAGCAAAAATGAATGCAATGTTCGTTACATTTAGACTTTAATGAATCAGATTCAAGTCAAGCCAAAGTGCAAAAAATCAGACCTAGTTTTAAGCTAAATTATATAGAAAGCTATAAATTCATTTTTAACATTTGAATAGAATTCCAGAATTAGCTTAATTTTGTGGAAATGTCGAATGCAGAACTTTCCTCC
The DNA window shown above is from Arachis ipaensis cultivar K30076 chromosome B08, Araip1.1, whole genome shotgun sequence and carries:
- the LOC107613694 gene encoding uncharacterized protein LOC107613694, producing MESAEQDLLKTAKRLELEKLAAITFSPASLAGLEELLHDTYIKQIPEPIDYHNRVDLVRIFNVMAREIYGKGNSSPVVEEYGSFVMDIFNKKSDLDLSINFNNSTEVDRQRKISTLRKFNKKLCSIQRRGHITSVQLIMTAKVPIIKLIDRGTGIECDLSVENRDGIAKSRIIHSISAIDERFRKLCFLAKSWAQAQNINSSKDRTLNSLSIVSLVAFHLQTCNPPILPPFSALLKEGADPESVTRAVKNYANYGKKNSDSLAKLFITLFVKLASVEQLWQNGLCISLYEGSWILKSWGRKSYSISIEDFTDPSQNFSRAVGAEEVNTIYGCIHRSLNFILRFLDGQMQGKELMPLLFERHTVSTLGVEGIRTMNENENSLTTPEDAFPSKRRRLEGGVAQNQVVTQGSQGTEPGSGGMQPGKTAFDNASASFTHSTEHHGYDRRLVPSHVDDYGSVAISHQNTVAPVGNGVIHSPLPSTSHNPPIQSQSVKFLSSRTSDKNSVAVIEDGINYSPSPSISHDLPIRSGRIPPVNFLASFATSHQNDVASIGNGLIYSQPPPRSRDPPIHSQRIPSENFIASVRMSHEKVHLPPPSTRHSPYRAEHTLHNHRRI